A window of Cellulomonas fimi contains these coding sequences:
- the radA gene encoding DNA repair protein RadA yields MSTTTTKRADRSARPGFRCAECGWTATKWVGRCGECQAWGTVSEDLGPGGGAPRTVATAPTRSPARPISEIDVEAARARPTGVDELDRVLGGGIVPGAVVLLAGEPGVGKSTLLLDVAARAARGGRRVLYVTGEESAGQVRLRAGRVGALHEQLLLADETDLATVLGHIEVVDPDLLVLDSVQTIASAAVEGTAGGVAQVREVTAAVIAAAKSRDLPVVLVGHVTKDGSVAGPRTLEHLVDVVCQFEGERHSRLRLLRATKNRYGPTDEVGCFDLSENGIVGLADPSGLFVSRAHAAVPGTCLTVTLEGRRPLATEVQALVAPSAVPNPRRTTSGVDSSRLAMVLAVLQRRLGARLADQDVYVSTVGGARVVEPAADLALALAAVSSRENTALPQGLVAVGEVGLAGEIRSVSGVGRRLSEAARLGFTRAVVPAGSLDGVAPPDGIRVLQVGDLAQAVSAAGIGA; encoded by the coding sequence GTGAGCACGACGACCACCAAGCGCGCCGACCGCAGCGCCCGCCCCGGCTTCCGCTGCGCGGAGTGCGGCTGGACGGCCACCAAGTGGGTCGGGCGGTGCGGCGAGTGCCAGGCGTGGGGCACGGTGAGCGAGGACCTCGGGCCCGGCGGCGGTGCACCGCGCACGGTCGCGACGGCCCCGACCCGCTCCCCCGCCCGGCCGATCAGCGAGATCGACGTCGAGGCCGCGCGCGCCCGCCCCACGGGCGTCGACGAGCTCGACCGCGTGCTCGGCGGGGGCATCGTCCCGGGCGCGGTCGTCCTGCTCGCCGGCGAGCCCGGCGTGGGCAAGTCGACGCTGCTGCTCGACGTGGCCGCGCGCGCCGCCCGGGGTGGCCGCCGCGTCCTGTACGTCACGGGCGAGGAGTCCGCGGGGCAGGTCCGCCTGCGCGCCGGACGCGTCGGCGCGCTGCACGAGCAGCTGCTGCTCGCCGACGAGACCGACCTCGCGACGGTGCTCGGCCACATCGAGGTCGTCGACCCCGACCTGCTCGTCCTCGACTCGGTGCAGACCATCGCGTCCGCCGCCGTCGAGGGCACCGCCGGTGGTGTCGCACAGGTCCGCGAGGTCACCGCCGCCGTCATCGCCGCCGCGAAGTCGCGCGACCTGCCCGTCGTGCTCGTCGGGCACGTCACCAAGGACGGCTCCGTCGCGGGACCGCGCACGCTCGAGCACCTCGTCGACGTCGTCTGCCAGTTCGAGGGCGAGCGGCACTCGCGCCTGCGGCTGCTGCGCGCGACCAAGAACCGCTACGGCCCGACCGACGAGGTCGGCTGCTTCGACCTGTCCGAGAACGGGATCGTCGGGCTCGCCGACCCCTCCGGCCTGTTCGTGTCCCGCGCGCACGCCGCCGTCCCCGGCACGTGCCTGACCGTCACGCTCGAAGGCCGACGGCCGCTCGCGACCGAGGTGCAGGCGCTCGTCGCGCCGTCCGCGGTGCCGAACCCGCGCCGCACCACCAGCGGCGTCGACTCGTCCCGCCTCGCGATGGTGCTCGCCGTGCTGCAGCGGCGGCTCGGCGCGCGGCTCGCCGACCAGGACGTCTACGTGTCGACCGTCGGCGGGGCACGCGTCGTCGAGCCCGCCGCCGACCTCGCGCTCGCGCTCGCCGCCGTCAGCTCGCGCGAGAACACCGCCCTGCCGCAGGGGCTCGTCGCCGTCGGCGAGGTCGGGCTCGCGGGGGAGATCCGCAGCGTGTCCGGCGTCGGGCGACGGCTGTCGGAGGCTGCGCGGCTCGGGTTCACGCGGGCCGTCGTGCCCGCCGGGTCGCTCGACGGGGTCGCCCCGCCCGACGGCATCCGCGTGCTCCAGGTCGGCGACCTCGCGCAGGCCGTCAGCGCCGCCGGGATCGGCGCGTGA
- a CDS encoding TetR/AcrR family transcriptional regulator, translated as MRSASDDLTARARIRDAAIARWGREGFRAGMRAIAADAGVSAALVVHHFGSKDALRAACDEHVLHRIFEEKSAAVAGAPPTDVVAKLATLEQYAPLFAYVVRSLLDGGSLAARFVDGMVEDAEKYLEDGVAAGTIRPSRDPHGRARALIATTVGTIVMAQTDAAAGRGPAPTEDPTAAMAAMYADVMLGSLELYTDGLFTDSSYLDAYLAYEENTHE; from the coding sequence GTGCGTTCAGCCTCCGACGACCTGACCGCCCGCGCCCGCATCCGGGACGCGGCCATCGCCCGCTGGGGGCGCGAGGGCTTCCGCGCCGGCATGCGCGCGATCGCCGCCGACGCCGGCGTCAGCGCGGCGCTCGTCGTCCACCACTTCGGCTCGAAGGACGCGCTGCGCGCGGCGTGCGACGAGCACGTCCTGCACCGCATCTTCGAGGAGAAGTCCGCCGCGGTCGCCGGGGCCCCGCCCACCGACGTCGTCGCGAAGCTCGCGACGCTCGAGCAGTACGCCCCGCTGTTCGCCTACGTCGTGCGGAGCCTGCTCGACGGCGGCTCGCTCGCCGCGCGGTTCGTCGACGGGATGGTCGAGGACGCCGAGAAGTACCTGGAGGACGGCGTCGCCGCGGGCACGATCCGGCCGAGCCGCGACCCGCACGGCCGTGCCCGGGCGCTCATCGCGACGACCGTCGGCACGATCGTCATGGCGCAGACCGACGCCGCCGCGGGACGCGGCCCCGCCCCGACCGAGGACCCGACGGCCGCCATGGCCGCGATGTACGCCGACGTCATGCTCGGCAGCCTCGAGCTCTACACGGACGGCCTGTTCACCGACAGCTCCTACCTCGACGCCTATCTCGCCTACGAGGAGAACACCCATGAGTGA
- a CDS encoding ABC transporter ATP-binding protein, which translates to MSDAIVIRDLVKTFGAKRALDGFDLSVRTGEVHGFLGPNGAGKSTTIRVLLGLLRASSGEVRLLDGDPWHDAVALHRRLAYIPGDVSLWPNLSGGEAIDVLGRLRGGLDPRRRAELVDRFELDTRIKGRAYSKGNRQKVALVAALATDAELLLMDEPTSGLDPLMEAVFQDVVREAAAEGRTVLLSSHILAEVEALADRVTIIRQGKAVQSGSLDELRGLTRTTVVAGVRDGAAAETSLGTLAGVHHLRRDDGHVTADVDTAALHDVLAALPAFGVTSLVAHPPTLEDLFLREYSDELATLGVREGEGR; encoded by the coding sequence ATGAGTGACGCCATCGTCATTCGCGACCTGGTGAAGACGTTCGGCGCCAAGCGCGCGCTCGACGGCTTCGACCTCTCCGTCCGGACGGGGGAGGTGCACGGCTTCCTCGGGCCCAACGGCGCGGGCAAGTCGACGACGATCCGCGTGCTCCTCGGGCTGCTGCGCGCGAGCTCCGGCGAGGTGCGCCTGCTCGACGGCGACCCGTGGCACGACGCCGTCGCGCTGCACCGCCGCCTCGCGTACATCCCCGGCGACGTGAGCCTGTGGCCGAACCTGTCGGGCGGCGAGGCGATCGACGTCCTCGGGCGCCTGCGCGGCGGCCTCGACCCGCGCCGACGCGCCGAGCTCGTCGACCGCTTCGAGCTCGACACGCGGATCAAGGGCCGCGCGTACTCGAAGGGCAACCGGCAGAAGGTCGCGCTCGTCGCGGCGCTCGCGACCGACGCGGAGCTGCTGCTCATGGACGAGCCGACGAGCGGCCTCGACCCGCTCATGGAGGCCGTGTTCCAGGACGTCGTGCGCGAGGCGGCCGCCGAGGGGCGGACCGTGCTGCTGTCGAGCCACATCCTCGCCGAGGTCGAGGCGCTCGCCGACCGCGTGACGATCATCCGGCAGGGCAAGGCGGTGCAGTCGGGCTCGCTCGACGAGCTGCGCGGCCTGACCCGCACGACGGTCGTTGCCGGGGTGCGGGACGGCGCGGCCGCGGAGACCTCGCTCGGCACGCTCGCGGGCGTCCACCACCTGCGGCGCGACGACGGTCACGTCACCGCCGACGTCGACACGGCCGCGCTGCACGACGTGCTCGCCGCCCTGCCCGCGTTCGGCGTCACGTCGCTCGTCGCGCACCCGCCGACCCTGGAGGACCTGTTCCTGCGCGAGTACAGCGACGAGCTCGCGACGCTCGGCGTGCGGGAGGGCGAGGGGCGATGA
- a CDS encoding ABC transporter permease, producing the protein MTTTTARAQVPAAAERSVRDDPLVGTGALVRVALRFDRWRILVWAVAVAGMVQVSVDALATVYADPATRAARATLISSPAATALAGPGYGLDDYTLGAMTANEIALWVMLPVAIMAILAVTRHLRAAEEDGRLELVRSAPVGRDAPVVAGIVAAVVATLAVGGLTFLALLSTDLDPVGSAAMCAGVVMVGLVFAGISAVASQLSSHGRTASSLGMAALGVAFLLRAVGDVRGPESTSVLTWLSPFGWAQATRAYVDERWWPLLIGVAFAAVCVAVAFRLVGRRDLGTGLVPERLGRPAARRALAGMTALTLRRQTGAIVSWGVAIVLCGALIGVLAGAIVDFIEDDATLGQMFGTGTDATAGAFALYTMFLAVMAASYVVTGVAAVRHEEVATRGARVLAGPVSRWRWLGTQVGVAGVAGLVIMLVSGLVMGVTAAVSLDDPAQVGVLVGAAAVTLPGIACVLGLAVLVYAVAPRLLAVVWAYVAYVAVVGMFGELLPDGSDALSPFTYLPGLPADEMSWPPVVAVTAVAVVLLAAGFAAFRRRDVLG; encoded by the coding sequence ATGACGACGACGACCGCCCGGGCGCAGGTCCCCGCCGCCGCCGAGCGGTCCGTGCGCGACGACCCGCTCGTCGGCACCGGCGCGCTCGTCCGCGTCGCGCTGCGGTTCGACCGCTGGCGCATCCTCGTGTGGGCCGTCGCCGTCGCCGGGATGGTGCAGGTCTCCGTCGACGCGCTGGCCACCGTCTACGCCGACCCCGCGACGCGCGCCGCCCGCGCGACGCTCATCTCGTCGCCCGCCGCGACCGCGCTCGCGGGTCCCGGGTACGGACTCGACGACTACACGCTGGGCGCGATGACCGCGAACGAGATCGCGCTCTGGGTCATGCTGCCCGTCGCGATCATGGCGATCCTCGCCGTCACGCGGCACCTGCGCGCCGCCGAGGAGGACGGCCGGCTCGAGCTCGTGCGGTCCGCCCCCGTCGGGCGCGACGCGCCCGTCGTCGCCGGGATCGTCGCGGCCGTCGTCGCGACGCTCGCCGTCGGCGGCCTGACGTTCCTCGCGCTGCTGTCGACCGACCTGGACCCCGTCGGCTCCGCCGCGATGTGCGCGGGCGTCGTCATGGTCGGGCTCGTGTTCGCGGGGATCTCGGCCGTCGCGTCGCAGCTCTCGTCGCACGGGCGCACCGCGTCGAGCCTCGGCATGGCGGCGCTCGGCGTCGCGTTCCTGCTGCGCGCCGTCGGCGACGTGCGCGGACCCGAGAGCACGAGCGTCCTCACGTGGCTCTCGCCGTTCGGCTGGGCGCAGGCGACGCGCGCCTACGTCGACGAGCGGTGGTGGCCCCTGCTCATCGGCGTCGCGTTCGCGGCCGTGTGCGTCGCGGTCGCGTTCCGGCTCGTCGGGCGGCGCGACCTCGGCACCGGCCTGGTGCCCGAGCGGCTCGGCCGGCCCGCCGCGCGCCGCGCGCTCGCCGGCATGACCGCGCTGACGCTGCGCCGGCAGACCGGCGCGATCGTGTCGTGGGGCGTCGCGATCGTGCTGTGCGGCGCCCTCATCGGCGTCCTCGCCGGGGCGATCGTCGACTTCATCGAGGACGACGCGACGCTCGGCCAGATGTTCGGCACCGGGACCGACGCCACCGCCGGCGCGTTCGCGCTCTACACGATGTTCCTCGCCGTCATGGCCGCCTCGTACGTCGTCACCGGCGTCGCGGCGGTCCGGCACGAGGAGGTCGCGACGCGCGGCGCCCGGGTGCTCGCCGGACCCGTGTCGCGGTGGCGCTGGCTCGGCACGCAGGTCGGCGTCGCGGGGGTCGCGGGGCTCGTCATCATGCTCGTCAGCGGGCTCGTCATGGGCGTGACCGCCGCCGTCAGCCTCGACGACCCGGCGCAGGTCGGCGTGCTCGTCGGCGCCGCCGCCGTCACCCTGCCGGGCATCGCGTGCGTGCTCGGCCTCGCCGTGCTCGTGTACGCCGTCGCGCCGCGCCTGCTGGCCGTCGTGTGGGCGTACGTCGCGTACGTCGCCGTGGTCGGCATGTTCGGCGAGCTGCTGCCCGACGGGTCCGACGCGCTGTCCCCGTTCACCTACCTCCCCGGCCTGCCCGCCGACGAGATGTCGTGGCCGCCGGTCGTCGCGGTCACCGCCGTCGCGGTCGTGCTGCTCGCCGCCGGGTTCGCCGCCTTCCGGCGTCGCGACGTCCTCGGCTGA
- the nrdH gene encoding glutaredoxin-like protein NrdH, with protein sequence MTITVYSKPACVQCNATYRALDKLGAEYTVVDISEDADARDYVMSLGHLQAPVVIVDGDHWSGYRPDRIKVLADRMAAAVA encoded by the coding sequence ATGACGATCACGGTCTACAGCAAGCCGGCGTGCGTGCAGTGCAACGCGACCTACCGCGCGCTCGACAAGCTGGGTGCCGAGTACACCGTCGTGGACATCAGCGAGGACGCCGACGCGCGTGACTACGTGATGTCGCTCGGCCACCTCCAGGCGCCCGTCGTGATCGTCGACGGCGACCACTGGTCGGGCTACCGCCCGGACCGCATCAAGGTGCTCGCCGACCGCATGGCCGCTGCCGTCGCCTGA
- the nrdI gene encoding class Ib ribonucleoside-diphosphate reductase assembly flavoprotein NrdI codes for MSSLVYFSSASNNTHRFVEKLGLPAQRIPLRPTDPFLHVTEPYVLVVPTYGGGNEGGAVPRQVVKFLNDEDNRSLVRGVIAAGNTNFGEAYCIAGDIVAAKCRVPYLYGFELMGTNEDVHRVREGLRTFWQRQSQIPA; via the coding sequence ATGAGCTCGCTGGTCTACTTCTCCTCCGCCTCGAACAACACGCACCGCTTCGTGGAGAAGCTGGGGCTGCCGGCGCAGCGCATCCCGCTCCGCCCGACGGACCCGTTCCTGCACGTGACGGAGCCGTACGTCCTGGTCGTCCCCACCTACGGCGGGGGCAACGAGGGCGGCGCCGTGCCGCGGCAGGTCGTGAAGTTCCTCAACGACGAGGACAACCGGTCGCTCGTCCGCGGCGTCATCGCGGCGGGCAACACCAACTTCGGCGAGGCCTACTGCATCGCGGGGGACATCGTGGCGGCCAAGTGCCGCGTCCCCTACCTGTACGGGTTCGAGCTCATGGGAACGAACGAGGACGTGCACCGCGTCCGCGAGGGATTGAGGACATTTTGGCAGCGACAGTCGCAGATACCCGCGTAG
- the nrdE gene encoding class 1b ribonucleoside-diphosphate reductase subunit alpha, with the protein MLNLYDADGKIQFDKDREAARQYFLQHVNQNTVFFHDLDEKLDYLVENKYYDPAVLAKYDRAFIKTLFEYAYSKKFRFQTFLGAFKYYTSYTLKTFDGKRYLERFEDRVCMVALSLAEGDQDFAISLVDEIVSGRFQPATPTFLNLGKAQRGEPVSCFLLRIEDNMESIARGINSALQLSKRGGGVALLLSNIREHGAPIKHIENQSSGVIPVMKLLEDSFSYANQLGARQGAGAVYLHAHHPDIYRFLDTKRENADEKIRIKTLSLGVVIPDITFELAKKNEPMYLFSPYDVERVYGVPFADIDVSEKYYEMVDNASIRKTKINAREFFQTLAELQFESGYPYVMFEDTVNRANPIKGKITHSNLCSEILQVSTPSTFNEDLSYKEVGRDISCNLGSMNIALAMDGPDFGKSVETAIRALTAVSDQTDIESVPSVKRANRGGHAIGLGQMNLHGYLARERIFYGSDEGLDFTNIYFYTVAYHAIRASNLLAQERKQAFYGFEDSKYATGEYFQKYVEKEWAPRTERVRTLFADAGVHIPTQDDWRQLAALVQEHGLYNQNLQAVPPTGSISYINHSTSSIHPIASKIEIRKEGKIGRVYYPAPFMTNDNLEYYQDAYEIGYEKVIDTYAEATQHVDQGLSLTLFFKDTATTRDLNRAQIYAWKKGIKTIYYIRLRQLALEGTEVEGCVSCML; encoded by the coding sequence ATGCTCAACCTCTACGACGCGGACGGGAAGATCCAGTTCGACAAGGACCGTGAGGCGGCGCGGCAGTACTTCCTGCAGCACGTCAACCAGAACACGGTCTTCTTCCACGACCTCGACGAGAAGCTCGACTACCTGGTCGAGAACAAGTACTACGACCCGGCCGTCCTCGCGAAGTACGACCGCGCGTTCATCAAGACGCTCTTCGAGTACGCCTACTCGAAGAAGTTCCGCTTCCAGACGTTCCTCGGCGCGTTCAAGTACTACACGTCGTACACGCTGAAGACGTTCGACGGGAAGCGGTACCTGGAGCGCTTCGAGGACCGCGTCTGCATGGTCGCGCTGAGCCTCGCCGAGGGTGACCAGGACTTCGCGATCAGCCTCGTCGACGAGATCGTGTCGGGCCGCTTCCAGCCGGCGACGCCGACGTTCCTCAACCTCGGCAAGGCGCAGCGCGGCGAGCCCGTCTCGTGCTTCCTGCTGCGCATCGAGGACAACATGGAGTCCATCGCGCGCGGCATCAACTCCGCGCTGCAGCTCTCCAAGCGTGGCGGCGGCGTCGCGCTGCTGCTCAGCAACATCCGCGAGCACGGCGCGCCCATCAAGCACATCGAGAACCAGAGCTCGGGCGTCATCCCCGTCATGAAGCTCCTCGAGGACTCGTTCTCGTACGCGAACCAGCTCGGCGCGCGCCAGGGCGCGGGTGCGGTCTACCTGCACGCGCACCACCCGGACATCTACCGGTTCCTCGACACCAAGCGCGAGAACGCCGACGAGAAGATCCGCATCAAGACGCTGTCGCTCGGCGTCGTGATCCCGGACATCACGTTCGAGCTCGCGAAGAAGAACGAGCCGATGTACCTGTTCTCGCCGTACGACGTCGAGCGCGTGTACGGGGTGCCGTTCGCGGACATCGACGTCTCGGAGAAGTACTACGAGATGGTCGACAACGCGTCGATCCGCAAGACGAAGATCAACGCCCGCGAGTTCTTCCAGACGCTCGCGGAGCTGCAGTTCGAGTCCGGCTATCCGTACGTGATGTTCGAGGACACGGTCAACCGTGCCAACCCGATCAAGGGCAAGATCACGCACTCGAACCTGTGCTCGGAGATCCTCCAGGTGTCGACCCCGTCGACGTTCAACGAGGACCTCTCCTACAAGGAGGTCGGCCGCGACATCTCCTGCAACCTCGGCTCGATGAACATCGCGCTCGCGATGGACGGCCCGGACTTCGGCAAGTCGGTCGAGACCGCGATCCGCGCCCTGACGGCCGTCTCCGACCAGACGGACATCGAGTCGGTGCCGTCGGTCAAGCGCGCCAACCGCGGCGGCCACGCCATCGGCCTCGGGCAGATGAACCTGCACGGGTACCTGGCGCGCGAGCGGATCTTCTACGGGTCCGACGAGGGCCTCGACTTCACGAACATCTACTTCTACACGGTCGCCTACCACGCGATCCGTGCGTCGAACCTGCTCGCGCAGGAGCGCAAGCAGGCGTTCTACGGGTTCGAGGACTCGAAGTACGCGACGGGCGAGTACTTCCAGAAGTACGTCGAGAAGGAGTGGGCGCCGCGCACCGAGCGCGTCCGCACGCTCTTCGCGGACGCCGGCGTGCACATCCCGACGCAGGACGACTGGCGTCAGCTGGCCGCCCTCGTGCAGGAGCACGGCCTCTACAACCAGAACCTGCAGGCGGTCCCGCCGACCGGCTCGATCTCGTACATCAACCACTCGACGTCGTCGATCCACCCGATCGCGTCGAAGATCGAGATCCGCAAGGAAGGCAAGATCGGCCGCGTCTACTACCCGGCGCCGTTCATGACGAACGACAACCTGGAGTACTACCAGGACGCGTACGAGATCGGCTACGAGAAGGTCATCGACACCTACGCCGAGGCGACGCAGCACGTCGACCAGGGCCTGTCGCTGACGCTGTTCTTCAAGGACACGGCGACGACCCGTGACCTGAACCGGGCGCAGATCTACGCCTGGAAGAAGGGCATCAAGACGATCTACTACATCCGCCTCCGCCAGCTCGCCCTGGAGGGGACGGAAGTGGAGGGTTGCGTCAGCTGCATGTTGTGA
- the nrdF gene encoding class 1b ribonucleoside-diphosphate reductase subunit beta, which yields MTPTGKLKLIDRVSAINWNRLEDEKDAEVWDRLVGNFWLPEKVPVSNDIQSWATLTEEEKTLTMRVFTGLTLLDTIQGTVGAVSLIPDALTPHEEAVYTNIAFMESVHAKSYSSIFSTLCSTKEIDEAFRWSEENPNLQRKAEIVMQYYKGDSPLKRKVASTLLESFLFYSGFYLPMYWSSRAKLTNTADLIRLIIRDEAVHGYYIGYKFQKGLEKLSAEERQELKDYTFELLFELYDNEVEYTQDLYDGVGLTEDVKKFLRYNANKALMNLGYEALFPRDETDVNPAILSALSPNADENHDFFSGSGSSYVIGKAVNTEDEDWDF from the coding sequence ATGACCCCCACGGGGAAGCTGAAGCTGATCGACCGCGTGTCGGCGATCAACTGGAACCGGCTCGAGGACGAGAAGGACGCCGAGGTCTGGGACCGGCTCGTCGGCAACTTCTGGCTGCCGGAGAAGGTGCCGGTGTCGAACGACATCCAGTCGTGGGCGACGCTCACCGAGGAGGAGAAGACGCTCACGATGCGCGTCTTCACCGGCCTGACGCTGCTCGACACGATCCAGGGCACCGTGGGCGCCGTCTCGCTGATCCCGGACGCGCTCACGCCGCACGAGGAGGCCGTCTACACGAACATCGCGTTCATGGAGTCGGTGCACGCCAAGTCGTACTCGTCGATCTTCTCGACGCTGTGCTCCACCAAGGAGATCGACGAGGCGTTCCGCTGGTCGGAGGAGAACCCGAACCTCCAGCGCAAGGCCGAGATCGTCATGCAGTACTACAAGGGCGACTCGCCGCTGAAGCGGAAGGTCGCGAGCACGCTGCTCGAGTCGTTCCTCTTCTACTCGGGCTTCTACCTGCCCATGTACTGGTCGAGCCGCGCCAAGCTCACGAACACGGCCGACCTGATCCGCCTGATCATCCGCGACGAGGCGGTGCACGGGTACTACATCGGCTACAAGTTCCAGAAGGGCCTGGAGAAGCTGTCGGCCGAGGAGCGCCAGGAGCTCAAGGACTACACGTTCGAGCTGCTCTTCGAGCTGTACGACAACGAGGTGGAGTACACCCAGGACCTGTACGACGGCGTCGGCCTGACCGAGGACGTCAAGAAGTTCCTGCGCTACAACGCCAACAAGGCCCTGATGAACCTCGGCTACGAGGCGCTGTTCCCGCGCGACGAGACCGACGTGAACCCGGCGATCCTGTCGGCCCTGTCGCCGAACGCGGACGAGAACCACGACTTCTTCTCGGGGTCGGGCTCGTCGTACGTCATCGGCAAGGCCGTCAACACCGAGGACGAGGACTGGGACTTCTGA
- a CDS encoding helix-turn-helix transcriptional regulator — protein sequence MATPTSRLLRLLSLLQTRRDWPGSVLAERLGISRRTVRRDVDRLREMGYRIEATMGADGGYRLDAGSELPPLLLDDDQVLALAVALQAAPATGAAIDEAAVRALTTLRQVMPARLRHRLDALTFTTLPAGTQPGAAPDVLVALSAAVRAHEVLRLDYAGTQSDTPPTPGPARRVEPHHLVASRGRWYLVAWDLDRADWRLFRADRLTLRTPNGPRFTPREVPGGDVAAYVAARFQGADPTGATGGPPCRGTVVVHLPASDVRPFAGDGVVEDLGPDRCRLTTGSWSWVALAAALNRFDADVEVVDPPELTRAFARLAARNAATAAAGPS from the coding sequence ATGGCGACGCCGACCTCCCGCCTGCTGCGGCTGCTCTCGCTGCTGCAGACGCGACGCGACTGGCCCGGGTCCGTCCTCGCGGAGCGGCTCGGCATCAGTCGCCGGACCGTGCGCCGCGACGTCGACCGCCTCCGGGAGATGGGCTACCGCATCGAGGCGACGATGGGCGCCGACGGCGGCTACCGACTCGACGCCGGGTCCGAGCTGCCGCCGCTGCTGCTCGACGACGACCAGGTGCTCGCCCTCGCCGTGGCGCTGCAGGCCGCACCGGCCACGGGTGCGGCGATCGACGAGGCCGCCGTGCGCGCCCTGACCACGCTGCGGCAGGTGATGCCGGCGCGGCTGCGTCACCGCCTCGACGCGCTGACGTTCACGACGCTCCCCGCCGGCACGCAGCCCGGTGCAGCGCCCGACGTCCTCGTCGCCCTCTCGGCGGCCGTGCGCGCGCACGAGGTCCTCCGTCTCGACTACGCCGGCACACAGTCGGACACCCCGCCGACGCCCGGACCGGCACGCCGCGTCGAGCCGCACCACCTGGTCGCGTCACGCGGCCGCTGGTACCTCGTCGCGTGGGACCTCGACCGCGCCGACTGGCGCCTGTTCCGCGCCGACCGGCTCACCCTGCGCACCCCGAACGGACCGCGCTTCACGCCGCGCGAGGTCCCCGGCGGGGACGTCGCCGCGTACGTCGCCGCCCGCTTCCAGGGTGCCGACCCGACCGGTGCGACCGGCGGGCCGCCGTGCCGCGGGACCGTCGTCGTCCACCTGCCGGCGTCCGACGTCCGGCCGTTCGCGGGCGACGGGGTGGTCGAGGACCTCGGCCCCGACCGGTGCCGCCTCACGACGGGCTCGTGGTCGTGGGTGGCCCTCGCCGCCGCGCTCAACCGCTTCGACGCGGACGTCGAGGTCGTCGATCCGCCCGAGCTGACGCGGGCGTTCGCGCGGCTCGCCGCCCGCAACGCCGCGACCGCCGCCGCCGGGCCGTCGTGA
- a CDS encoding VOC family protein produces MSLTTTTHLNFHGDARAALALYASATGGQVVATTYADLGMPADAPGADGIVFGLAAADNGFRVMAYDVPGPRAAVGTPGSTRRENGMTITDQPFFVSVRGDTLDEVRAVWDGLVDGATVVEPLAASAWSPGFGMLTDRFGVTWVLDVATAA; encoded by the coding sequence ATGAGCCTCACGACCACGACCCACCTCAACTTCCACGGCGACGCGCGCGCGGCGCTCGCCCTGTACGCGTCGGCCACCGGCGGGCAGGTCGTCGCGACGACGTACGCCGACCTGGGCATGCCCGCGGACGCGCCCGGCGCGGACGGCATCGTCTTCGGGCTGGCCGCCGCCGACAACGGCTTCCGCGTCATGGCGTACGACGTCCCCGGCCCGCGCGCCGCTGTCGGGACGCCCGGCTCGACCCGCCGCGAGAACGGCATGACGATCACCGACCAGCCGTTCTTCGTCTCCGTGCGCGGCGACACGCTCGACGAGGTCCGCGCGGTCTGGGACGGCCTCGTCGACGGCGCGACCGTCGTGGAGCCGCTCGCCGCCTCGGCGTGGAGCCCGGGCTTCGGGATGCTCACCGACCGCTTCGGTGTGACGTGGGTGCTGGACGTCGCCACCGCCGCCTGA
- a CDS encoding DUF6920 family protein, translating to MEGVQVSLSRHTPTARARLDDVPGPRLGEPVPLFPTADVDGLPEATRRWLRHAIAEGTPLHRAATLTMHGHIRIGSWRPFTARQVIVPGAAFVWHARTAILGLPVRGFDRYVAGVGEMRWRLAGVVPVMSAQDDDVSRSAAGRLAGEGALVPTAFGVATWTADDDPDAFVGRWLIDGDEHGVRFEVGPDGRLLRLTMDRWGDPDGRGHALHHFGVTVDAEATFHGVTMPGRFRASWWAGTDREAEGEFFRATVTDASFA from the coding sequence ATGGAGGGGGTGCAGGTCTCCTTGTCCCGTCACACGCCGACGGCGCGTGCGCGGCTCGACGACGTCCCCGGCCCGCGGCTCGGGGAGCCGGTGCCGCTGTTCCCGACGGCCGACGTCGACGGGCTGCCCGAGGCGACGCGGCGCTGGCTGCGGCACGCGATCGCCGAGGGGACGCCGCTGCACCGCGCGGCGACGCTCACCATGCACGGCCACATCAGGATCGGGTCGTGGCGACCGTTCACCGCGCGCCAGGTGATCGTCCCCGGCGCGGCGTTCGTCTGGCACGCCCGCACCGCGATCCTGGGCCTGCCCGTGCGCGGGTTCGACCGGTACGTCGCGGGCGTGGGCGAGATGCGGTGGCGCCTCGCGGGCGTCGTGCCGGTGATGAGCGCGCAGGACGACGACGTCTCCCGGAGCGCCGCCGGGCGCCTCGCCGGCGAGGGTGCGCTCGTCCCCACGGCGTTCGGCGTCGCGACGTGGACCGCCGACGACGATCCCGACGCGTTCGTCGGGCGCTGGCTGATCGACGGCGACGAGCACGGCGTGCGGTTCGAGGTCGGACCGGACGGACGGCTGCTCCGCCTGACGATGGACCGGTGGGGCGACCCCGACGGGCGCGGCCACGCCCTGCACCACTTCGGCGTGACCGTCGACGCGGAGGCGACCTTCCACGGCGTCACGATGCCCGGCCGGTTCCGTGCGAGCTGGTGGGCGGGCACCGACCGCGAGGCGGAGGGCGAGTT